One Callospermophilus lateralis isolate mCalLat2 chromosome 6, mCalLat2.hap1, whole genome shotgun sequence genomic region harbors:
- the Znf318 gene encoding zinc finger protein 318 isoform X2 — MLRKKRREKDGHKDPLLVEVSRLQDNIMKDIAELRQEAEEAEKKQSELDKVAQILGINIFDKSQKSYNDSKEPTEKAGKAEKSKSPEKLLSSSSSSSNNKESKVSNEKSRIKSPKPAESPQPAAKQSDQPIAAYEYYDAGNHWCKDCNTICGTMFDFFTHMHNKKHTQTLDPYNRPWASKTQSEAKQDAVKRTDKITVPAKGSEFLIPITGFYCQLCEEFLGDPISGEQHVKGHQHNEKYKKYVDENPLYEERRNLDRQAGLAVVLETERRRQNELKRKLSEKPKEERKEKKAKVVKEVKEDDKVSVELEDQLPEGGNSPEKAENKKSSSIKLQLKEEVKKESQTSSSFGKFSWKKPEKEEEKSSVVASSILKEEIMESSKDKEDGKAEAGKAKPIKIKLSGKTVVAHTSPWMPVVTTSTQTKIRPNLPIPSTVLRKSGSATVSKPAPLNSFLSIKSSGTTAKPLPVVKESSADLLLPPDIISKAFGGEEVILKGSPEEKMVLTEKIEPSHIPEQMLPPPPPPPPPPPPPPPPPPPVIPHPAASSPTQANAVLAPLKPNSFISQTLSPGFLGPNILNPVLPVAIIASAQPAAIPSDETAPGVSESDQDQALFSVLVRPPPPLSSVFSEQAKKLEKRNSCLATANAKDLYDIFYSSGGKGTPETKLSGGSLTNGENGNLSKTESSDSTSSSALNSSASQEGLVTASMVSNTENPTLVSVGKWSVVEQADPQNRGNSYGFLQPLTRLCQNRPYETITPKTDTLAMWTSSSFQSDTDRDVYPEWKINLDLEEPGPPEIDTAPQLSDTHCHTKTSRKLIKIHLRDSGNKDKESQEFYQTEDCGEGVIESNSELKGRVAVEEGASASIGSHSIEDSNLNHGSSYIQEGEVEQPNLLLIDKEAEQSKKLMTGHETLSKVVIEVSAQTLSSTKSKIDSFPSETRSLLQNPQDTPGKISAPELLLQSPVRSNIYLSDSHQEQGVSAGSEEWLENSAPGAVSRASRCRSLKLKRERSKDFQGKIICDLPVWDENKKRPEMWESPEKPEVEAVELQDVHPELTVTIESNTLEDFEAKNLKVEKLAVLGNLGNMHVDFCNSRVDPAHRSPTALSQKICEENSVSLTGCNPSIPSDFEPIPSFSGFPLDSHKTLVLNFETETEYNSSNPKSGKITSNILKTGFPIEKVDHGLSLEGTHQALDLLAGGMLPEEAEETSQLQKQESLRLESKTISPAGFGPSPCLPDLVDFVTRTSGVGKEKICSPLSDPDDPPKHRSLEIGPLQLEIPKVSITEVAASQINEDNESPLNLAKTPTSASPSREQVVGGTQEMSEQETVVDAIQDHTESSVHDEE; from the exons GAATCAAAAGTAAGCAATGAGAAGTCCCGCATTAAGAGCCCTAAGCCTGCTGAAAGCCCCCAGCCAGCTGCTAAGCAGTCTGATCAGCCCATTGCTGCTTATGAGTATTATGATGCTGGCAATCACTGGTGCAAAGACTGCAATACCATCTGTGGGACCATGTTTGACTTCTTCACTCATATGCACAATAAGAAGCACACACAG ACACTGGATCCCTACAACAGACCTTGGGCTTCAAAAACCCAGAGTGAGGCCAAGCAAGATGCTGTAAAACGCACTGACAagataactgttcctgcaaaag GCTCTGAGTTTCTGATTCCTATCACTGGGTTTTATTGCCAGCTTTGTGAGGAATTTTTGGGGGATCCAATTTCTGGAGAGCAACATGTGAAGGGTCACCAACACAATGAAAAATACAAG AAATACGTGGATGAAAACCCATTGTATGAAGAGCGGCGGAATCTGGACCGCCAAGCTGGATTGGCTGTGGTTCTAGAGACAGAACGGCGACGGCAAAATGAGCTAAAGCGCAAACTTAGTGAGAAaccaaaggaagaaaggaaagaaaaaaaggcaaaagTTGTAAAAGAAGTAAAGGAAGACGATAAGGTCTCTGTGGAATTAGAAGACCAGCTCCCTGAGGGTGGGAACTCCCCTGAAAAAgctgaaaataaaaaaagttctagCATCAAACTCCAGTTAAAAGAAGAGGTAAAGAAGGAATCACAAACATCATCGTCTTTTGGGAAGTTCAGTTGGAAGAagccagaaaaagaagaagaaaaaagttcagTAGTAGCCTCAAGTATCCTTAAGGAAgagattatggaaagcagtaaggaCAAAGAAGATGGCAAAGCTGAAGCTGGGAAGGCAAAACCCATCAAAATTAAGCTCTCTGGGAAAACTGTTGTTGCACATACCAGCCCCTGGATGCCTGTTGTGACAACTTCAACACAGACTAAGATCCGACCCAACCTGCCTATTCCATCCACGGTACTCCGCAAATCAGGTTCAGCTACAGTGAGCAAGCCTGCTCCACTTAATAGCTTTCTGTCTATCAAGTCCTCTGGAACCACTGCTAAACCTCTGCCAGTAGTTAAAGAATCTTCAGCTGATCTTCTTTTGCCTCCAGACATTATCTCTAAAGCTTTTGGAGGAGAAGAGGTGATTCTAAAAGGATCTCCAGAGGAAAAAATGGTGCTGACTGAAAAGATTGAGCCATCTCATATACCTGAGCAAATGTTgccacctcctccacctccccctcccccaccaccaccacctccccctccccctcccccagttATACCTCATCCAGCTGCTTCATCTCCTACCCAAGCAAATGCTGTCTTGGCTCCCTTAAAACCAAACTCATTTATATCTCAAACTCTAAGTCCTGGCTTTCTGGGTCCTAACATTTTGAACCCAGTGTTGCCTGTAGCCATTATAGCCTCAGCACAGCCAGCTGCCATTCCTTCTGATGAGACAGCTCCTGGGGTGAGTGAGAGTGACCAAGACCAGGCCCTATTCTCTGTGTTGGTACGTCCTCCACCACCCCTCTCAAGTGTGTTCAGTGAACAAGCCAAAAAATTGGAGAAACGAAATTCATGCTTAGCTACAGCCAATGCTAAGGACCTGTATGACATATTCTACAGTAGTGGTGGAAAGGGGACCCCTGAGACCAAGCTGAGTGGTGGTTCATTGACCAATGGGGAAAATGGCAACCTCTCTAAAACTGAAAGTTCAGATTCTACTTCTTCTTCTGCTTTGAACAGCAGTGCCTCCCAAGAGGGTTTGGTCACTGCTTCTATGGTCAGCAACACTGAAAATCCCACTCTGGTGTCGGTAGGGAAGTGGTCAGTTGTAGAACAAGCAGACCCCCAAAACAGAGGTAATAGCTATGGCTTCTTACAGCCTCTGACAAGATTGTGCCAAAACAGGCCTTATGAAACTATTACCCCAAAGACAGATACTTTGGCCATGTGGACTTCTAGCTCATTCCAGAGTGACACTGATAGGGATGTATATCCAGAGTGGAAAATCAATCTTGACCTAGAAGAGCCAGGGCCACCTGAAATAGACACAGCTCCTCAACTGTCAGATACACACTGCCATACCAAGACATCTCGGAAGTTGATAAAAATTCACCTCAGAGATTCTGGTAACAAAGATAAGGAAAGCCAGGAGTTTTACCAAACTGAAGATTGTGGAGAAGGTGTGATAGAGTCAAACAGTGAACTAAAAGGAAGGGTAGCAGTTGAAGAGGGAGCAAGTGCCAGCATTGGGTCCCACAGCATAGAAGACTCTAATTTGAACCATGGGAGTAGCTATATCCAAGAGGGAGAAGTAGAGCAGCCCAATTTGCTACTGATTGACAAAGAGGCTGAACAGTCTAAGAAATTGATGACAGGACATGAAACTCTAAGTAAAGTAGTAATTGAAGTAAGTGCACAGACTCTGTCTTCCACAAAGTCAAAAATAGATTCTTTTCCATCAGAAACTAGATCTTTACTCCAGAACCCACAAGATACACCTGGAAAAATTTCTGCCCCAGAATTGCTGCTTCAGTCCCCTGTCAGgtcaaatatatatttatcagATAGTCACCAGGAGCAAGGAGTTTCAGCTGGTAGTGAAGAGTGGTTAGAAAATTCAGCTCCAGGTGCAGTTTCCAGAGCTTCTAGGTGCAGAAGCCTCAAACTCAAGAGAGAAAGATCAAAAGATTTTCAAGGTAAAATAATCTGTGATCTGCCTGTTTGGGATGAGAACAAGAAAAGACCAGAGATGTGGGAGAGCCCAGAGAAACCAGAAGTGGAAGCTGTGGAGCTGCAGGATGTCCATCCAGAATTAACAGTGACAATAGAAAGCAACACCTTAGAAGACTTTGAAGCTAAGAATTTAAAGGTAGAGAAGCTTGctgtcctgggaaatctggggaatatgcatgttgatttctgcAATTCTCGGGTAGACCCAGCACATAGATCCCCAACTGCCCTATCTCAGAAAATATGTGAAGAAAATTCTGTATCACTTACAGGGTGTAATCCCTCTATCCCCAGTGACTTTGAACCAATCCCATCTTTTTCTGGGTTTCCATTAGATTCTCACAAAACCCTGGTGCTTAACTTTGAGACAGAAACTGAATATAATTCATCTAATCCCAAAAGTGGGAAGATCACTTCTAACATTTTGAAAACTGGTTTTCCTATAGAAAAAGTTGACCATGGCTTGAGCCTAGAGGGAACACATCAGGCCCTTGATCTCTTGGCAGGAGGAATGTTGCCTGAGGAGGCAGAAGAAACTTCCCAATTGCAGAAGCAAGAGTCACTCAGATTAGAATCAAAAACAATTAGTCCTGCAGGCTTTGGACCATCTCCTTGTCTTCCAGATCTTGTTGACTTTGTCACACGGACATCTGGAGTTGGAAAAGAGAAGATATGTTCTCCCCTCTCTGATCCCGATGACCCTCCTAAGCATAGATCCCTGGAGATAGGACCACTACAGCTAGAAATTCCGAAAGTATCCATCACAGAGGTAGCAGCTTCTCAAATAAATGAGGACAATGAGAGCCCTTTGAATTTGGCAAAAACTCCAACTTCGGCATCCCCTTCAAGGGAGCAGGTAGTTGGAGGCACTCAGGAAATGTCTGAACAAGAAACTGTAGTTGATGCCATCCAGGACCACACAGAATCCAGTGTTCATGACGAAGAATGA
- the Znf318 gene encoding zinc finger protein 318 isoform X3: MTSTLDPYNRPWASKTQSEAKQDAVKRTDKITVPAKGSEFLIPITGFYCQLCEEFLGDPISGEQHVKGHQHNEKYKKYVDENPLYEERRNLDRQAGLAVVLETERRRQNELKRKLSEKPKEERKEKKAKVVKEVKEDDKVSVELEDQLPEGGNSPEKAENKKSSSIKLQLKEEVKKESQTSSSFGKFSWKKPEKEEEKSSVVASSILKEEIMESSKDKEDGKAEAGKAKPIKIKLSGKTVVAHTSPWMPVVTTSTQTKIRPNLPIPSTVLRKSGSATVSKPAPLNSFLSIKSSGTTAKPLPVVKESSADLLLPPDIISKAFGGEEVILKGSPEEKMVLTEKIEPSHIPEQMLPPPPPPPPPPPPPPPPPPPVIPHPAASSPTQANAVLAPLKPNSFISQTLSPGFLGPNILNPVLPVAIIASAQPAAIPSDETAPGVSESDQDQALFSVLVRPPPPLSSVFSEQAKKLEKRNSCLATANAKDLYDIFYSSGGKGTPETKLSGGSLTNGENGNLSKTESSDSTSSSALNSSASQEGLVTASMVSNTENPTLVSVGKWSVVEQADPQNRGNSYGFLQPLTRLCQNRPYETITPKTDTLAMWTSSSFQSDTDRDVYPEWKINLDLEEPGPPEIDTAPQLSDTHCHTKTSRKLIKIHLRDSGNKDKESQEFYQTEDCGEGVIESNSELKGRVAVEEGASASIGSHSIEDSNLNHGSSYIQEGEVEQPNLLLIDKEAEQSKKLMTGHETLSKVVIEVSAQTLSSTKSKIDSFPSETRSLLQNPQDTPGKISAPELLLQSPVRSNIYLSDSHQEQGVSAGSEEWLENSAPGAVSRASRCRSLKLKRERSKDFQGKIICDLPVWDENKKRPEMWESPEKPEVEAVELQDVHPELTVTIESNTLEDFEAKNLKVEKLAVLGNLGNMHVDFCNSRVDPAHRSPTALSQKICEENSVSLTGCNPSIPSDFEPIPSFSGFPLDSHKTLVLNFETETEYNSSNPKSGKITSNILKTGFPIEKVDHGLSLEGTHQALDLLAGGMLPEEAEETSQLQKQESLRLESKTISPAGFGPSPCLPDLVDFVTRTSGVGKEKICSPLSDPDDPPKHRSLEIGPLQLEIPKVSITEVAASQINEDNESPLNLAKTPTSASPSREQVVGGTQEMSEQETVVDAIQDHTESSVHDEE; the protein is encoded by the exons ATGACAAGT ACACTGGATCCCTACAACAGACCTTGGGCTTCAAAAACCCAGAGTGAGGCCAAGCAAGATGCTGTAAAACGCACTGACAagataactgttcctgcaaaag GCTCTGAGTTTCTGATTCCTATCACTGGGTTTTATTGCCAGCTTTGTGAGGAATTTTTGGGGGATCCAATTTCTGGAGAGCAACATGTGAAGGGTCACCAACACAATGAAAAATACAAG AAATACGTGGATGAAAACCCATTGTATGAAGAGCGGCGGAATCTGGACCGCCAAGCTGGATTGGCTGTGGTTCTAGAGACAGAACGGCGACGGCAAAATGAGCTAAAGCGCAAACTTAGTGAGAAaccaaaggaagaaaggaaagaaaaaaaggcaaaagTTGTAAAAGAAGTAAAGGAAGACGATAAGGTCTCTGTGGAATTAGAAGACCAGCTCCCTGAGGGTGGGAACTCCCCTGAAAAAgctgaaaataaaaaaagttctagCATCAAACTCCAGTTAAAAGAAGAGGTAAAGAAGGAATCACAAACATCATCGTCTTTTGGGAAGTTCAGTTGGAAGAagccagaaaaagaagaagaaaaaagttcagTAGTAGCCTCAAGTATCCTTAAGGAAgagattatggaaagcagtaaggaCAAAGAAGATGGCAAAGCTGAAGCTGGGAAGGCAAAACCCATCAAAATTAAGCTCTCTGGGAAAACTGTTGTTGCACATACCAGCCCCTGGATGCCTGTTGTGACAACTTCAACACAGACTAAGATCCGACCCAACCTGCCTATTCCATCCACGGTACTCCGCAAATCAGGTTCAGCTACAGTGAGCAAGCCTGCTCCACTTAATAGCTTTCTGTCTATCAAGTCCTCTGGAACCACTGCTAAACCTCTGCCAGTAGTTAAAGAATCTTCAGCTGATCTTCTTTTGCCTCCAGACATTATCTCTAAAGCTTTTGGAGGAGAAGAGGTGATTCTAAAAGGATCTCCAGAGGAAAAAATGGTGCTGACTGAAAAGATTGAGCCATCTCATATACCTGAGCAAATGTTgccacctcctccacctccccctcccccaccaccaccacctccccctccccctcccccagttATACCTCATCCAGCTGCTTCATCTCCTACCCAAGCAAATGCTGTCTTGGCTCCCTTAAAACCAAACTCATTTATATCTCAAACTCTAAGTCCTGGCTTTCTGGGTCCTAACATTTTGAACCCAGTGTTGCCTGTAGCCATTATAGCCTCAGCACAGCCAGCTGCCATTCCTTCTGATGAGACAGCTCCTGGGGTGAGTGAGAGTGACCAAGACCAGGCCCTATTCTCTGTGTTGGTACGTCCTCCACCACCCCTCTCAAGTGTGTTCAGTGAACAAGCCAAAAAATTGGAGAAACGAAATTCATGCTTAGCTACAGCCAATGCTAAGGACCTGTATGACATATTCTACAGTAGTGGTGGAAAGGGGACCCCTGAGACCAAGCTGAGTGGTGGTTCATTGACCAATGGGGAAAATGGCAACCTCTCTAAAACTGAAAGTTCAGATTCTACTTCTTCTTCTGCTTTGAACAGCAGTGCCTCCCAAGAGGGTTTGGTCACTGCTTCTATGGTCAGCAACACTGAAAATCCCACTCTGGTGTCGGTAGGGAAGTGGTCAGTTGTAGAACAAGCAGACCCCCAAAACAGAGGTAATAGCTATGGCTTCTTACAGCCTCTGACAAGATTGTGCCAAAACAGGCCTTATGAAACTATTACCCCAAAGACAGATACTTTGGCCATGTGGACTTCTAGCTCATTCCAGAGTGACACTGATAGGGATGTATATCCAGAGTGGAAAATCAATCTTGACCTAGAAGAGCCAGGGCCACCTGAAATAGACACAGCTCCTCAACTGTCAGATACACACTGCCATACCAAGACATCTCGGAAGTTGATAAAAATTCACCTCAGAGATTCTGGTAACAAAGATAAGGAAAGCCAGGAGTTTTACCAAACTGAAGATTGTGGAGAAGGTGTGATAGAGTCAAACAGTGAACTAAAAGGAAGGGTAGCAGTTGAAGAGGGAGCAAGTGCCAGCATTGGGTCCCACAGCATAGAAGACTCTAATTTGAACCATGGGAGTAGCTATATCCAAGAGGGAGAAGTAGAGCAGCCCAATTTGCTACTGATTGACAAAGAGGCTGAACAGTCTAAGAAATTGATGACAGGACATGAAACTCTAAGTAAAGTAGTAATTGAAGTAAGTGCACAGACTCTGTCTTCCACAAAGTCAAAAATAGATTCTTTTCCATCAGAAACTAGATCTTTACTCCAGAACCCACAAGATACACCTGGAAAAATTTCTGCCCCAGAATTGCTGCTTCAGTCCCCTGTCAGgtcaaatatatatttatcagATAGTCACCAGGAGCAAGGAGTTTCAGCTGGTAGTGAAGAGTGGTTAGAAAATTCAGCTCCAGGTGCAGTTTCCAGAGCTTCTAGGTGCAGAAGCCTCAAACTCAAGAGAGAAAGATCAAAAGATTTTCAAGGTAAAATAATCTGTGATCTGCCTGTTTGGGATGAGAACAAGAAAAGACCAGAGATGTGGGAGAGCCCAGAGAAACCAGAAGTGGAAGCTGTGGAGCTGCAGGATGTCCATCCAGAATTAACAGTGACAATAGAAAGCAACACCTTAGAAGACTTTGAAGCTAAGAATTTAAAGGTAGAGAAGCTTGctgtcctgggaaatctggggaatatgcatgttgatttctgcAATTCTCGGGTAGACCCAGCACATAGATCCCCAACTGCCCTATCTCAGAAAATATGTGAAGAAAATTCTGTATCACTTACAGGGTGTAATCCCTCTATCCCCAGTGACTTTGAACCAATCCCATCTTTTTCTGGGTTTCCATTAGATTCTCACAAAACCCTGGTGCTTAACTTTGAGACAGAAACTGAATATAATTCATCTAATCCCAAAAGTGGGAAGATCACTTCTAACATTTTGAAAACTGGTTTTCCTATAGAAAAAGTTGACCATGGCTTGAGCCTAGAGGGAACACATCAGGCCCTTGATCTCTTGGCAGGAGGAATGTTGCCTGAGGAGGCAGAAGAAACTTCCCAATTGCAGAAGCAAGAGTCACTCAGATTAGAATCAAAAACAATTAGTCCTGCAGGCTTTGGACCATCTCCTTGTCTTCCAGATCTTGTTGACTTTGTCACACGGACATCTGGAGTTGGAAAAGAGAAGATATGTTCTCCCCTCTCTGATCCCGATGACCCTCCTAAGCATAGATCCCTGGAGATAGGACCACTACAGCTAGAAATTCCGAAAGTATCCATCACAGAGGTAGCAGCTTCTCAAATAAATGAGGACAATGAGAGCCCTTTGAATTTGGCAAAAACTCCAACTTCGGCATCCCCTTCAAGGGAGCAGGTAGTTGGAGGCACTCAGGAAATGTCTGAACAAGAAACTGTAGTTGATGCCATCCAGGACCACACAGAATCCAGTGTTCATGACGAAGAATGA